DNA from Equus caballus isolate H_3958 breed thoroughbred chromosome 27, TB-T2T, whole genome shotgun sequence:
ATGTAAAATCAGTAAATTCACTCATTCAGAACAACTTTAATTGCTAAAGgataactaaataaatgtaaaagtcatGGCCCTAAGTACAGAGAAAGAAGGCGCCTCTATTAGAAGAGCATGAGAACAGCGTGAATGTCTACATACATTCAGGATATCAAGCTGAATTTCTGTAAAATCTTGGACTAGCCCAGGAATCAGTATAAATTACTTATCTGAGCCTTATCCCATCTACAATATAATCAGCAATTAACGTTTGGTTATCATTCAGTggttatattacatttatttaacaaaatatgtaagaGGCAGAAGAATATagttatataatataaaagaatatatatatatatatatatctatcttctATATAATATAGAAGAATATAGTTAAAAGTATAGCTTTCGAGTGAGACTGCCTGGGTCCAAATCTCAGATCTGATCCTTACAGCtgtaaataatgttaataatagtacttacttcATATAGTTATTATTACAAGAGATAGTTCATTCAAAGGACTTAgcacatagaaaataaattataaatgttagctattattattattttccctaaTGCAGATTAATACttggaaattttagaatattccgttaaaatggttaaaataaagatttaaccTTCAGATTAAAAGACACTTCCTCTTCtagatttttctcttccctcaAGGATTACGAAGAATGTGCTTGTACTTCCAGGAACTGGTGACAGTGAAGGATGAGGAAATGGATTTTGCCCATGTGGAGGTGGACCAGCTGAATTCTGCCCAGAGGAACGTGGGCCTGGATCTGAAGGTGGAGAATTGTGGAAGCCTGGTATTTTGGGGTAAGGAAGTCATTTTGTAATGCAGAATGCTTACTGAGACGTCAGCTTCCTTAACAACTAATGGCATCTAAAATGCCATAGTTTTGCTTAGGATCTGGAGAGCCCCTGATAACTTGGAGCTCAGAATTgggcttcttttctcttttggcaaGCAAAAGTTCACCATATGTGGAACTGAAAAAGGACAGCTTCGTTGTATTGCTTTTAAGACTTAGAAGCTACAGTAATTCAAACAGTGTGGTATGGGTGAAAAGATAGGtgtaaaccaatggaacagatcAGATAGTCCAGAAGTAGACCCAcacttatatggtcaattaatttctgacaaaggtgcaaaagcaattcagtgttaaaaagagaatcttttcaacaaatggtgctggaacaggtGGAcacctgtatttaaaaaaaaaaaaagaatctcaatcTATACCTCCCACCATATATAGTAAGTAACTCAAAGTGGGTCACAGACCTAAgtataaaatctaaaactatacaacttctagaagataacattaCGGACAGTCTTTGTAACCTTTTGTAAggcaaaattttattatatatgacaccaaaagctcgATCCAGTAAAGCCATCTGGATCTCAAGTTTGCTTTCTTGGAAGGTTTTTAACCTTGAATCTAAGTCCTTTGCTAGATACAGGActgttcagattatctatttctttttgagtgagcTCTGGGAATggtttctcatctttcattcctgatattggtaatttgtatcttctctcttttttttcctttgttggtcTTCCTAGAGGTTTAACAATAttattgatcttttcagagaaccagcttttggtttcatcgattttctctattgtctgttttcaattttattcattgctattcttatctattattttctcctctttgctaattttgtgtttaatttgctctcttttattagttttttaaggtggaagcttGATCATTGTATAAGATCTTAATATAATGTAATACAGTCACATGCTGCGTAATgacgtttcggtcaatgacagaccacaaacatgatggtggtcccataagattagtaccatataacctgggtgtgtagtagtctataccatctaggtttgtgtaagtatactctgtgatgtttgaACAATGACGagattgcctaacgatgcatttctcagaatgatccatcattaagtgacacatgactgtctAATGTAGTATGTTTCTTATTCTATCTTGATCATTAATATAAGATCTTCATATAACATCTTTATTCTCTTCTAATAGgaacatttaatgctataaatttccttctaactGCTTTAGCTATGTTccacaatgtttttttttttattttttaatttttttgtgaggaagattggccctcagctagcatctgttgccaatcttcctcttttgctgaggaagactggctctgagctaacatatgtgcccatcttcctctattttgtatgtgggatgctgtcacagcgtggcttgataagtggtgccttggtccacacctgggattcgaacctgtaAACcatgggccactaaagtggagctcacgaacttagccgccacaccaccaggctggccccatgttcCACAATTTTGATTtgtggtattttcatttccattcagttcaaaataatttctgttttcacttgtgatttcctctttgactcatgggttatttacaagttttcaaattttaggtgattttcaataaatttctAGTTTTGATTTTATAGTTTGATTCTGCTGTGGTCagagatactttgtatgatttcagttcttaaAAGTTTTTGAAGTTTGTTGTATTATCTATAATCTAATCTTGATAattgttccacgtgcacttgaaaaTCAATGTCAATTATTGTCAGGTTGATTGACAGTGTTGTTCAGGTCTTCTCTGTCCTTACTGATTTCCCATTGGCTTCTATTGATTACTGACAGAGGAGTGTTGAATTCTCCaattataattgtggatttgtctatttctccttttagttctgttagtttttgcttaaTGTATACAGAAACActtttgttaggtgcatacacattaagaattgttatgtcttcttggtgaattgacctcTTTTTCATATAATGTCCTTCTGTAACCTTGGTAATATTCCTTGTTTGGAAGttgattttgtctgatattaatatagccactctagcCTCCTTCTcattagtgtttgcatggtatattttcccattctttttgcTTAACTTAAGTGAGTTTCTTGTGGACAGCATGTAATTGGGTCTGGTTGTTaaatccattctgacaatctgTGATTTTCAGTTggtgtgtttagaccatttacatttaaagtaattattggtaTGGTTGGATTTAAGTCTTTCATACAcgtaattgttttcttttttcttttttttttaaagattggcacctgggctaacaactgttgccaatcttctgtttttttccccctgctttatcttcccaaacccccctggtacatagttgtatatcttggttgcaggtccttctagttgtgggatgtgggacgccgcctcaacgtggcctgacgagcggtgccatgtccgcgcccagaatccaaaccctgggctgccgcagcggagcgcacaaacttaaccactcggccacggagccagccctgtagttgttttctatttgttctttttagtgttcgtttttttctttttctgcctgtttttttgattatttcttattattGCGTTTTATCTGCACTATTAGCTTatcattaaaacttttttattttattgatgtcataatagtttataagaTTGTGAGATTTCAGTGGTACGttactatttgtcagtcaccatatatatgtgccccttcaccccttatgcccacccccttcccctctggtaaccactaatctgttctctttatccacgtgattaaaccttatttttaaagattttctttaaggGTCCTTCTAGAGTTCCCAATATGCTTCTTTCATTAATCATAGTATCCCTTTACAGAATGTTATAACAATTCATATGTAGTATAGGAACCTTACTTCTATAAGCTTCTAGTTCTTCCGTCCCATCTTTTGTATGATTGTTGTCACGCATTTTGCCTTTATATATGCTATAAATCTACAATATATGCTACTATTTTTGATTAACACAGTCAATTATCTCTTggagcattttaaaataagaaaaagtgaattttatattccatttctagcacccttcattttttttatatagAGCAGGCGCcggcaaactttctctgtaaaggaccagatagtgaatattttctgttttgtgggCCATACACTCTCTGTTGCAACTGCTTAACTCTGCCATTGTGGCATGAAGGCAGCCGTAAACAGTAGTAAACAAAGGGAGTGggcagatttggcctgtgggccgtAATTTGCTGAACCCTGATGTAGATCTAAGTTTCTTAACACTGAGAACCATCAACatttaagaagaagaaacagaaaaagttccAAAGAGATAGAGATCAGGAGAAAAACATGGAGAGCTTAGAATCGCAGAGTTGAGGGGGAgaatatatgtcaaatatatctgaATAAAGTTGGGGAACAAAAGGGAGAATGTTGTTAGGAGGAAGGCATGGTCGAGACTGTCAAGTGCTGTTGAGAGGCCAAGCtaagcaagaaatgaaaaagatctgCTGGATTTAGGTGACATACAAATGGCTAGTGATGTCAGTGAGAGCAGATTCAGTCAAGTGGTGGGGAGAGAAGCCAGGCTGCAGTGGCTTCAGGAGCAAGTAGGTGATGAGCAGATATACAAAACCTGTTTGAGAAATTTTGCTataacaaaaaaggaaggaagaaaggaaggagagagaaggaaggcaaggagagagggaggaaggaaagaaggaagaaaggtggCCGTGGTTAGTGGATACACAAAATCATATTTAAAGCATAtgctaaacatattttaaaaatctgtgcctTTAAAAAAGGGTTAAGGGGAatgatttaaaaagtcaaaactgGTTGTCTCCAGCTGGTATtattataagtgatttttttctaatgcTTTTTCAAAACTGCCCAATCTCAAcctatgttttcatctttcccctccttcctcattttatgttaacatttattctcctcccttctgctcATCCTTGTCCCTGGTTAGTCTGTTCAGTTTTCCATTCTCTTAGGTAGAGCATCTTCATTGTCTGACCTTTTGTTGTGCCTTATCTTAGTGATTCTCCCATCTCTGTTATTTCCTGAGACTTATTCATCTGCCATTGCCACAAAGCTCTTTCTGAAAACGTTcaaataagcatttttaatagacatcacttttattttttgtattctcTTGCCACCTCAGCAGTTTTCCTTCTCTCGGCACAGAGAGCACAAacatttgtcctttttatttatttcagattcTGAATCTATACCTGAAACTAAAGTGTCCCTTTCAAAGCAGGAAGTTTATGAAGTATCATCTGAAAGGGAGCTGGTAATAGAAAGACTTAAAAAGGATGATTCCTGGGATCCCAGATTGATAGAAGCCTGGGAATGTGAAGGCACATtggaaaggcagaaaagaaatcagaagaaagaTTTAAGGCAAGTCATAATTAAACACAAGAAAACCCTTATGGAAGATTGTAGTGATATGGGGGAAAAGTCAAGCCCAATTAAACATCAGAAGATTTACTCGGTAAAAAAGCCTTGGAAGTGCAATGAGTGTGGGAAGTCCTTCGGTTACTACTCAGCCTTTATCctacatcagagaattcatactggagagaagccctatgtatgtaatgaatgtgggaaggccttcagtcGGAGCTTATCACTTATTcagcatcagagaattcacactggagagaaaccttatgggTGTAAcaaatgtgggaaagctttcagtcatCGCTCAGCCCTTATTCAGCATCATATTATtaatactggagaaaaaccctatgaatgcaatgaatgtgggaaggccttccaCCAAAGCACTTACCTTATTCAACACCACAGAAtacacactggagagaaaccctataaatgcaaagaatgtgggaaagcttttaatGACACCTCATCCCTTCTTAAACATCAAAGggttcatactggagagaaaccctatggaTGTAAAGAGTGTGGGAGAGCCTTTAGTGACAGGTCAGGGCTTGCTCAACATCAGAGAACTCATACAGGGGAAAAGCCATATGAatgtagtgaatgtgggaaagctttcagttacTGTTCAGCCCTTATTCAACATCAAGTCACCCATACTGGGgagaaaccttacaaatgtaacgaatgtgggaaagccttcagtgaCCGCTCAGCTCTTGTAagacatcagagaattcatactggagagaaaccttacaaatgtaaagaaTGTGAGAAGGCCTTCAGTCAGAGCTCATCCCTTACAAAGCATCtgagaactcatactggagagaaaccgtaTAAATGCAATGATTGTGACAAAGCCTTCAGCCAGAGTTCATCTCTTATTCAACATCAGAAAACtcacacaggagaaaaaccctacaaatgtaagaaaattgagaaaaccttCAGTGTGCATTCAGCCTTTCATCAACATAAAGAAATTCATGATGAACTGAATGCAGTAGATTCAtgaaataattatgtattttctCCTGATTGGATAGACCTGTTCTAACTATGACAGGGTATATTGCAAAAACTTGTGATGCTGTGTCACACAGAAAATAGCCCTCTTTCTTGAAATGCTATTAGGTATGGAAGAGGACGAGAGGTACATGTGGGTGTCTTGGTTACGAAACCAGAATACCTGAAGCAGTGGAGAAGAGAATTTCCAGggaagcacagaaggagaaagtctAGTCAGAGAACAGAGTAAAGAGCTAGGCATCTGTATCAGTAGAAAACCAATCAGGGCAGCAGACTGAATGTTACTTGAGGCTGGTGACTCTCTAGATAGTAGTTTCAACCTGAAACCAAAGTGGGGAGGATCAGGACCCCAAAGAGGAAAATTACCAGGAAGTTTCTCTAgggaattaaaaagagaaaaaagtctgcGCCCAGAAGAgcctcctttctctgtccctgCCCTCCAATTGTTCACTCACACATTTGCAAACATTTAAACCGGTGGTTATTGACCCTGGATGCACATTGAAATCATctgagaagctttaaaaaaaatacccgGGTCCCAGCCCCAGCGATTCTGATTAAATTGGATTGGGGTGTAGCCTGGGCATCAGGAATTTTTAGAACTTCTCAGGTAATTCCAACATGCAGCCCAGATTAAGAACCATTGATTCAGATTCTGCACAAGGATCAACTCAATACGATAAGAGGATTACAGGCAACCAAAAGGATAAGAGCTCCTTGTGTCCTTGctgctgcttttcctttctcttgctaaTTGTATATAATCTTTTTGACCTGATTTTGGATCCCTTTCCTTgggccttttttgttttctctgactttgtgtgaaCCAACTTGCCTGACACTAACTTCTGCTTTGACCGTGAATCTTGCTAAATGTGCTCCTTGAAGCTTGGTTATTGCTTTCTCAACCATTTCTACCTACTAGAGTCATAAATTGTGCCTGCTACCCATGGCTCAGTCATAGCAAAAATTAACTGTAAGAAACAAGCTTAGAGGAGGGCCTGAAGATCAGAAATCAGGATTGGAGACAGAGTGACGGGAAGGGACTTTCGAAGAGTTAAAATTTTGACTCCAACTGGATAGTATGTATCTTAGAATTTCCAGAAATTATAGTAAAATTTAGTTGTGTGCATGAATTAATACTCAACTTTAAGGGGTATAGGTGGGAGGGAGGGTAAATCGAGAATGTTCCTATATCTAACATGAAGCCCAGGAATAACTCTAAGGAGATTATTACAGATGATGTCATCTCTATAGAACATCCATTAAAAGATACAGCAAGTAGAggaatttacatattaaaaaaatctttaacccaaaagaagtcagaaaaggaggaagagagaaacaagcAGCTGAGACAAATAGCAGAGAGAAAATGGTAGACCTAAATTTAACCCtgtcagtaattacattaaatgaaaaagaaacacccCAGATAAAATTCAAAGATTGTCAGACTGAATAAAGAAGCTTAACTCAACTGTATCTGAAAGAGGCACACTTTAAATACAGAAGGGCTTACAGGTTGAAAGTTCAAAAGATGAACAtggatgttggctgtgggtttgtaataaatggcctttatcatgttgagatactttccttctgtacccgttttgttgagagtttttatcataaaggtatgttggatcttgtcaaatgctttctccatgTCTATTGggatgatcctgtgatttttattcttcattttcttttttttcctaaagcttggcacctgagctaacaactgttgccaatcttcttttttttttcctcctttttttctccccaaatccccccagcacatagttgtgtattttggttgtgggtcctcctagttgtggcatgtgggatgccacctcaacatggcctgatgagcagtgccgtgtctgcgcccaggattcgaactagcgaaaccctgggccactgaagtggagtgcgtgaacttgacCATTTGTGTTCccgagaccagctaggcagccagctgaaggggTGGATGGAAGTAATAGACAGAACACAGTCTATCTAATAGACACAACACACTCTACATTTTTTAACAGGACAGGGGACCAACCATCAGTCTCTAGGACCAAGGTGACATCCCTCTGATCGCCACGTATTTATTTGTAGGCCAAGAAGTACAAGCATAGCAGGAACTCTTGCCAGCAGGCATATGCAAGTCAAAGCTCAGCAGTTCTAATCTCCCCCCCTTCAAGGTACCCCGGTGCTACGCAAGGCCATTCTCTGAGGGAGTATCCTGGGAACAAACAATCTGGCAAGTTATGCAGATGGTGTTCCATTCCTGCAAGGGCCCAGCATCcttaagccccttgccttcatgttTGTTAAGATACTACCTTCTGgcctttgattccaaagcacaaacaatctaacacagtaatttatgagaatcagcagattgcatatttctcagtcacacattttgtaatttgttcttgCTAAGCTTAAAGCCTTGCAATAATGTAGCTCTGCTCTCCTGCAATGTATGTTCAATGTTGATTTGGGCTTTGCTCCTTCAGTTCTTCTTCACCATTAtaatttccctcttctctctttgtgTCTAGCCTTACAGACTTCCATGATTTTTAGCTCactgatagatttttaaaatattttatctactaTTTTATGTGCTTGAGGCTGAAAGGGGAATTGTGTTTGTTATCTGCCATCTCACCTGGAAGGCCAAGTCTCACTTTTATATCTCCACTCTAAGAATACACAGTAAATAAGACACCTCATTGCCCTCCAGATTAAGTAAGAACATTTCATGAATGATTGTGGCCTTTCTGTAGTCCCACTTTCTTCTCCAGTCTCATCTGTGTCTACCATCCCTGCTTCCACATTGTGCACCAGCATTTATGATCATTCAGTTCCTCAAGCATCACCCCCTCTCTTGATTGGGGGCCTTTGCATATACAGTagcttctgcctggaacactcttgtGACCTCCCTTCATCTGGTTTACTCCTCTTCATCCTTCCAGTATTAATTCAAGTTATCCCTGACTTACCTCTAATATCATGTTTTTCCAGCCACCTTTAGTTCTCCTGACATCATCAcattttcttatcatttcttGTTCAATGTCTTTCCCATGATATGATAAGCAGATACTTTACTATAATTGCTTGTTGAGCATCATTCCAATGATATTATTAGTTCTGTAAGGGCAAAGAAATAGTCTCTCTTGTttactgctttattttcattgcatgccatgtattatatatttaataaatcatGGTGAAATGATAGAGTGGATGAACCATGCCTAACTTGACAGCTACTCAGAATGGTATATTTGCTTTGGAATTAGAATCAACATGAAAAGAACCTTGGATTTGGACCAAGGAGTAGTCCTTAATTTGCCACTAACTCACTCCATGATTGGGGGCAAGTCTCTTAAATTAGGAAGGCATGGTATCCTATTTTGGATGGTGAAAATTATGAGTTAGATAATTAAATGTCTTCTAAATCTCCAGTGCTCGGTGTTCTCTGTGTCTGGAGTCACTAGGATCCCATAACTTGCCCACTTGGTCCCCACAGAGCAAAATTCGTTCCCTTTCAAAGAGGGGAAGGATAGATTATTGTTTTAAACACTTCTCTACTTTTCCACCCCAGTTCTTAGCCCTCTAGATGATATTCTGTGAGACATCAACGAATTCATTGAGTTACTGAAGAGTTCCTGGGAGCCTCCGTGGGCCTCCATCTGTTACTATAACCCTGATGTTGTTGCGAGACGTTTCTCACTTTATTTCCAAGCAGTTTCATCCAGCTGCTCCTCATGGTCTAAAACCAAGGGGGAGTAAGTACAGAAGCCTGAAATTACCAGAATTAGCTGAATTGATTCCAATTAGCACACTAGCAGCTCTGAAGCAAAACCTTTGTCCCCATGGCCTTGAGGTCAAGACCAATTGCAGTGGGGTCTGAGTCCTTTCCTAGGCCCGGAAAGGCTCTTGAGAAGTGAGTCCTTCTGAGGTTCCTTGAAGAGTTGCATCAGAGTTGGGAGGGAATGTTTGGGGAATGGGGGAAGCATTTCTAAGTCCACTTACGTGGACTCACTTATATGAACTCACTTATATGGACTCATTTAATGAGTGAGGATAAATGATACCCTAGAGAGAAAGCCAAGAGCAAAACAAATTTCATGTTACTGAGTCTCAGGGCTCTAAACACTGCAGTCCTGAGTTGTTTTCAAACAGGTCTCATTTCCTTTCCCAAGACCCATCGAGATTTCTTTTAAGTCTGAGGAACCGGAGagtgtgaaattttaatttctcttctcagACAAATACTATTTGATCCCGAAAGATCCTGAGAGAGATCAATAGGATAGGAGGGTCCTGAATATGTAGATTAATGGTCAGCAGGTGCCCAACAGCCTCCTACAGGGTCATTACCACAGGCTCCATCAGAGGCACCACTGACTCTTCTTTCTTGATCCTCTGCACCTCTCACCCCTCAATGTGAAGGTGACCTGCATCCCAGAATGTTTCCCTGCTCTCTGCTTGCCTTATTCCTGAGTGCCCTGCCCATCACCAACACCACAGAGTTAGAGAATCTAAACAAAAAGATGGGAACCCCAAGTTTGGAGCAACCAGGGGATGTGATCATTGGAGGCATCTTTCCGATTTACATGACAGAGCCTTCATCACCATTGAATTTCACCTCTGGACCCATTAAAGTGAGTAACTTAGTTGGTTATGACCACTGGTCTAGCACTTGGACAGAGAAGGTGAGGTGCATTTTCTAACGATATCCTCAAATATCCTGGCGCATAGGGGGCACTCAGTAACTTGTAACTACTTTTATTTTAGATGCTATC
Protein-coding regions in this window:
- the LOC100067882 gene encoding zinc finger protein 892 produces the protein MDFAHVEVDQLNSAQRNVGLDLKVENCGSLVFWDSESIPETKVSLSKQEVYEVSSERELVIERLKKDDSWDPRLIEAWECEGTLERQKRNQKKDLRQVIIKHKKTLMEDCSDMGEKSSPIKHQKIYSVKKPWKCNECGKSFGYYSAFILHQRIHTGEKPYVCNECGKAFSRSLSLIQHQRIHTGEKPYGCNKCGKAFSHRSALIQHHIINTGEKPYECNECGKAFHQSTYLIQHHRIHTGEKPYKCKECGKAFNDTSSLLKHQRVHTGEKPYGCKECGRAFSDRSGLAQHQRTHTGEKPYECSECGKAFSYCSALIQHQVTHTGEKPYKCNECGKAFSDRSALVRHQRIHTGEKPYKCKECEKAFSQSSSLTKHLRTHTGEKPYKCNDCDKAFSQSSSLIQHQKTHTGEKPYKCKKIEKTFSVHSAFHQHKEIHDELNAVDS